A part of Melittangium boletus DSM 14713 genomic DNA contains:
- a CDS encoding translocation/assembly module TamB domain-containing protein, which translates to MPPWLVVLMLVLGAVLLLRTRTAWDALCSQARRHLPALLGLDVGIGQCEVDPLGQRLVLREVTLSEKGRDTPLLATELAEVQLGLPNPFSGQFAIDLVRIQRPRLELDLSRPRPPRGEPSGTCPLESLRRLRLGRLSITGAEVRLLLPEGRQVEVSELDVNLRERWGEEEFEVEGRRGLVRLGPGGRELALGRLALSGGLDVDEALLEVDRAEASLDDVTVNISGRVEQLCEPVLALDAQVFLPLRTLHRVGVLPAPAQGHLWTRLTLNGRPAAPTVSAELSGSGLVYGQFTPGALSARLVYSGEQVTVEQLRVPIGSGDVRVTGSVALRPGLPVSMNLETRDASFGRILEKSGLTGSWVDFSATTKAHLSGTLLPRPNLSGDLDFHHGRFTLASRAFDAPVDKGTTFLTYERGHVRSRLSLLSDRVLFSDVRIDSGRSRIDGDVTLFYDGQKGLIVNAKGEVDLSDFGHIAGLAWSGRGAVSTTVEGPYSKVRIGAELSLRDFEFWNFDLGVVQGKVTYHGNVMGLPMFSGQKGRTQYFGNAALTFGRSLHLRTEVEVARGRIEDIIDVIAPLHPNVSLMQGPLVGEASGRVEIDSPLDQFEGLVALDFKDTTYYGRRMGNGSTRLRFDRSGAMVLERTTLEGPLGLTWVEGSFGLSGPDQGVLDYRFGGENLSLVEFVGPETARRLGVEGSLALEGKVSGTTELPVTTARVWGPRVTFADRNLGNMGLEARLEGLQLQVAGRPSRDTSGILSMRLKEPYPFEAMVTVELPEIRPLLPTNAFTQGVSGSVKAVVEASGALLDTQALRMKTRVERLALSRGELSGENDGPILLEYVNGRLDVRSFTLKGPDAELSAEGSAGTDQMKFFLRGAMDLRLLESFSPMLVRTGGRVELNAVASGKPSSPSLAGAALISDMKLSLRDQPVSVRAMDGRVEFTEHLLLLDSLNGVLNEGGMRASGNVKLRDFQPSELALDVYLTDVATRFHEDLPFNTTGQLTVSGTPEALRLGGVLDIRNLRYRRGLELEDILKRLSRRIVLPSPTAERPREYLTLDVGLNLSDVRVDNNLARTRLLGSLRLTGTNVRQGVLGTVETDANSQFFFRNNQFTISRGQVEFQDRYSIDPVFDMRAQAQVREYQVKLHAYGRPASPQVVFSTEPALPESEVVSLLTLGVMSTDRDTVASAGAGLAAEAFFNMSGLDRQVKRFLPNNPFLKDMSLQISTTYNDATQQVEPTARLESKFLTEQLKIGLSQPVSGRGTRARAEYRFDDRLSAQLQWDNEHPEAALGALGNLGLELKLGWESE; encoded by the coding sequence GTGCCGCCGTGGCTCGTCGTCCTCATGCTCGTGCTGGGGGCGGTGCTGCTGCTGCGCACGCGCACGGCCTGGGATGCGCTGTGCTCCCAGGCGCGGCGCCACCTGCCCGCCCTGCTGGGACTGGACGTGGGGATCGGGCAGTGCGAGGTGGATCCGCTGGGCCAGCGGCTCGTGCTGCGCGAGGTGACCCTCTCCGAGAAGGGCCGGGACACGCCGTTGCTCGCGACGGAGCTGGCCGAGGTGCAGCTCGGACTGCCCAATCCCTTCTCCGGCCAGTTCGCCATCGATCTGGTGCGCATCCAGCGGCCCCGGCTCGAGCTGGACCTGTCCCGTCCTCGGCCGCCGCGGGGTGAGCCCTCGGGGACGTGCCCGCTCGAGTCCCTGCGGCGGTTGCGCCTGGGCCGACTGTCCATCACCGGCGCGGAGGTGCGGCTGCTGCTGCCCGAGGGCCGGCAGGTGGAAGTGTCCGAGCTGGACGTGAACCTGCGCGAGCGCTGGGGCGAAGAGGAGTTCGAGGTGGAGGGGCGGCGGGGCCTGGTGCGGCTGGGGCCTGGAGGGCGGGAACTCGCCCTGGGGCGGCTGGCGCTCTCGGGCGGCCTGGACGTGGACGAGGCGCTGCTGGAGGTGGACCGGGCGGAGGCGTCGCTCGACGACGTGACGGTGAACATCTCTGGTCGCGTGGAGCAGCTCTGCGAGCCGGTGCTCGCGCTCGACGCGCAGGTGTTCCTGCCGCTGCGCACGCTGCACCGGGTGGGTGTGCTGCCCGCTCCCGCGCAGGGCCATCTCTGGACGCGGCTGACGCTCAATGGCCGCCCGGCCGCGCCCACGGTGTCCGCGGAGCTGTCGGGCAGTGGGCTCGTCTACGGGCAGTTCACCCCGGGCGCTCTCTCCGCGCGGCTCGTGTACAGCGGCGAGCAGGTGACGGTGGAGCAATTGCGCGTGCCCATCGGCTCGGGTGACGTGCGCGTCACGGGCTCCGTCGCGCTGCGCCCGGGCCTGCCCGTGTCCATGAACCTGGAGACGCGCGATGCGTCGTTCGGCCGCATCCTGGAGAAGAGCGGGCTGACGGGCTCGTGGGTGGATTTCTCCGCCACGACCAAGGCGCATCTGTCCGGCACGTTGCTGCCCCGGCCCAACCTGTCGGGCGACCTGGACTTCCACCATGGCCGCTTCACCCTGGCCTCTCGCGCCTTCGATGCACCGGTGGACAAGGGCACCACCTTCCTCACCTACGAGCGCGGCCACGTGCGCTCGCGGCTGTCCCTGTTGTCCGATCGGGTCCTCTTCTCCGACGTGCGGATCGACTCGGGCCGCTCGCGCATCGACGGGGATGTGACGCTCTTCTACGACGGGCAGAAGGGGCTGATCGTGAACGCGAAGGGGGAGGTGGACCTCTCGGACTTCGGCCATATCGCCGGGCTCGCGTGGTCCGGCCGGGGCGCGGTGAGCACCACCGTGGAGGGGCCCTATTCGAAGGTCCGCATTGGCGCGGAGCTGTCCCTGCGCGACTTCGAGTTCTGGAACTTCGACCTGGGCGTGGTGCAGGGGAAGGTGACGTATCACGGCAATGTCATGGGCCTGCCCATGTTCTCGGGCCAGAAGGGGCGCACCCAATACTTTGGCAACGCGGCGCTCACCTTCGGCCGTTCGCTGCACCTGCGCACCGAGGTGGAGGTCGCGCGCGGCCGCATCGAGGACATCATCGACGTCATCGCCCCCCTGCACCCCAATGTCTCCCTCATGCAGGGGCCGCTCGTGGGCGAGGCCTCGGGCCGCGTGGAGATCGACAGCCCCCTGGATCAGTTCGAGGGTCTGGTGGCCCTCGACTTCAAGGACACCACCTACTACGGGCGGCGCATGGGCAATGGTTCGACGCGGCTGCGTTTCGACCGGAGCGGCGCCATGGTGCTCGAACGCACGACGCTCGAGGGGCCCCTGGGTCTCACCTGGGTGGAGGGCTCCTTTGGCCTCTCCGGTCCGGACCAGGGCGTGCTGGACTACCGCTTCGGCGGGGAGAACCTGTCCCTGGTGGAGTTCGTGGGGCCGGAGACGGCCCGGCGCCTGGGCGTGGAGGGCTCGCTGGCCCTGGAGGGCAAGGTGTCGGGCACCACGGAGCTTCCGGTGACGACGGCGCGGGTGTGGGGTCCCCGGGTGACCTTCGCCGATCGCAACCTGGGCAACATGGGACTCGAGGCGCGCCTGGAAGGACTCCAGTTGCAGGTGGCCGGCCGTCCCTCGCGAGACACGAGCGGCATCCTGTCCATGCGCCTCAAGGAGCCCTATCCCTTCGAGGCCATGGTGACGGTGGAGCTGCCGGAAATCCGTCCGCTCCTGCCCACGAACGCCTTTACCCAGGGCGTGTCGGGTTCGGTCAAGGCGGTGGTGGAAGCCAGCGGCGCCCTGCTCGACACCCAGGCCCTGCGGATGAAGACCCGCGTGGAGCGGCTCGCCCTGTCACGGGGAGAGTTGTCCGGTGAGAACGACGGGCCCATCCTTCTCGAATACGTGAATGGGCGGCTGGACGTGCGCTCCTTCACGCTCAAGGGACCGGACGCGGAGCTGTCCGCGGAGGGGTCGGCCGGGACCGACCAGATGAAGTTCTTCCTGCGCGGCGCCATGGACCTGCGGCTGCTCGAGTCCTTCTCCCCCATGCTCGTGCGGACCGGTGGACGCGTGGAGCTCAATGCCGTGGCCAGCGGCAAGCCCTCCAGTCCCTCGCTGGCCGGTGCGGCGCTCATCTCCGACATGAAGTTGTCCCTGAGGGATCAGCCGGTGTCGGTGCGCGCGATGGACGGCCGGGTGGAATTCACCGAGCACCTTCTCCTCCTCGACTCGCTCAACGGCGTGCTCAACGAGGGCGGGATGCGGGCCTCGGGGAACGTGAAGCTGCGCGACTTCCAGCCCTCGGAGCTGGCGCTCGATGTCTACCTCACCGACGTGGCCACGCGTTTCCACGAGGATCTGCCCTTCAACACCACCGGCCAGCTGACGGTGTCCGGTACGCCGGAGGCGCTGCGGTTGGGCGGCGTGCTGGACATCCGCAACCTGCGCTACCGCCGGGGCCTCGAACTGGAGGACATCCTCAAGCGCTTGTCCCGGCGCATCGTGCTGCCTTCGCCCACCGCGGAGCGGCCTCGCGAATACCTGACGCTGGATGTCGGGCTGAACCTGAGCGATGTGCGCGTGGACAACAACCTGGCCCGGACCCGGTTGCTCGGTTCGTTGCGGCTCACGGGCACCAACGTGCGTCAGGGCGTGCTCGGCACCGTGGAGACCGACGCGAACAGTCAGTTCTTCTTCCGCAACAACCAGTTCACCATCAGCCGGGGTCAGGTCGAGTTCCAGGATCGCTACAGCATCGATCCGGTGTTCGACATGCGCGCCCAGGCCCAGGTGCGTGAATACCAGGTGAAGCTCCACGCCTATGGCCGTCCGGCCTCGCCCCAGGTCGTGTTCTCCACGGAGCCGGCCTTGCCCGAGAGTGAAGTCGTGTCGCTCCTCACCCTGGGAGTGATGAGCACGGACCGCGATACGGTCGCCTCCGCGGGCGCGGGCCTGGCCGCCGAGGCCTTCTTCAACATGTCCGGACTGGACCGGCAGGTGAAGCGCTTCCTGCCCAACAACCCGTTCCTCAAGGACATGTCCCTGCAGATCTCCACCACCTACAACGATGCCACCCAGCAGGTGGAGCCCACGGCCCGGTTGGAGTCGAAGTTCCTCACCGAGCAGCTCAAGATCGGTCTGAGCCAGCCCGTCAGCGGACGGGGTACCCGCGCACGGGCCGAGTACCGCTTCGATGACCGCCTCTCCGCGCAGCTCCAGTGGGACAACGAGCACCCCGAGGCCGCGCTGGGCGCCCTGGGCAACCTCGGACTCGAGCTCAAGCTGGGTTGGGAGTCCGAGTAG
- a CDS encoding ExeA family protein gives MTTYLDYFELSQEPFSNAPVSRFYYNSAQHSQALTRLMHAVSYMKGLSILVGDIGAGKTTLARRMLDSLPESEYEAALLVIIHSGITANWLLRRIALQLGVENPAQEKLALLSQLYQRLLQIYESGKKAVVLIDEAQMLETRELMEEFRGLLNLEVPERKLISFVFFGLPDIEKNLKLDPPLAQRVALRYKLEPFTAESTEAYIKHRLRLAGSSRMPFTAEALLAVHQRSGGTPRVINSICDNALFEGFLAREQTLGDKLIQRIADNLGLQGSSAPGTPSHAPQATSSRASGGAGKVDLAEIDRYLEGLGKL, from the coding sequence ATGACCACCTACCTCGACTACTTCGAACTCTCCCAGGAGCCCTTCTCCAACGCTCCCGTGAGCCGCTTCTATTACAACTCGGCCCAGCACTCCCAGGCGCTGACCCGGCTCATGCATGCCGTGAGCTACATGAAGGGCCTGTCCATCCTGGTGGGGGACATTGGCGCGGGCAAGACGACGCTGGCGCGCCGCATGCTCGATTCGCTTCCCGAGTCCGAGTACGAGGCCGCGCTGCTCGTCATCATCCACTCGGGCATCACCGCCAACTGGCTCCTGCGCCGCATCGCCCTGCAGCTGGGGGTGGAGAATCCCGCCCAGGAGAAGCTGGCCCTCCTGTCCCAGCTCTACCAGCGGCTCTTGCAGATCTACGAGTCCGGCAAGAAGGCCGTCGTCCTCATCGACGAGGCCCAGATGCTCGAGACGCGCGAGCTGATGGAGGAGTTCCGGGGGTTGCTCAACCTGGAAGTGCCCGAGCGCAAGCTCATCTCCTTCGTGTTCTTCGGCCTGCCGGACATCGAGAAGAACCTCAAGTTGGATCCACCGCTCGCCCAGCGCGTGGCGCTTCGCTACAAGCTCGAGCCCTTCACCGCCGAGTCCACCGAGGCCTACATCAAGCACCGTCTGCGGCTGGCCGGCTCCTCGCGCATGCCCTTCACCGCCGAGGCCCTGCTGGCCGTCCACCAGCGCTCGGGGGGCACTCCGCGCGTCATCAACAGCATCTGCGACAACGCCCTCTTCGAGGGATTCCTCGCCCGCGAGCAGACCCTCGGCGACAAGCTCATCCAGCGCATCGCGGACAACCTGGGATTGCAGGGGTCCTCCGCGCCGGGTACCCCCAGCCACGCACCCCAGGCCACGAGCAGCCGAGCAAGCGGCGGCGCCGGCAAGGTGGATCTCGCGGAGATCGACCGCTACCTCGAGGGACTGGGTAAGCTGTAA
- a CDS encoding tetratricopeptide repeat protein codes for MDKNKIIEAAAKLVAKGAYDKAIKEYQKVLDVDPKDGRVLQKMGELFQKKNDNVQAAHYFTKVAEGYSTDGFFLKAVALYKQVLKLNPNLLDVNLKLAELHQQLGLMSEAMAYFQIVANHYDKSGDVKNSLDTLKKMVDLDPENVASKIKLAELYARENMTREAAQEFKKAAEYLKRNNRMDDWFRVAERLATLDPDNVALAKDLAQQYLTRSDWKRALARLQVCFKADGRDVETLGMLAQAFQGLGQTAKTISVYKELAKVYEERDRHQDANDIWNRIAELDPSDADLLAHQSAGPQTSAPAAPAPAPAAAPPSRPSMSMAAVAAAPAAPPAPASPPSGMGGPPSGAFAAAVAAAPPAPTGKEQFSKLLTETEVYVKYGLHDKALDHLRKIFAVDPENLDAHEKAYHIYVASGNLAQAGEQLLNVLRLCTRRAEVQRAQPYLATILQQNPGHPEVPAFLSVLQSDEAMPATGSNVESVAEDAILVDSNDDEIVVADAPEDALAQPLGDELALVSASDDHDDDAQIVSGEFSLPPDDSEDSVVLEDEPGAVIAGDEPLFGDGDEPEEATTVFMPMDAEDEPLVADTGVALSLGEDEPSPTQVGAVSYESDESPFAAPEDMSSPGPEYALELDSEPEPTSVGGGALVGEELPGDEPALDAYAFDDSAAALEPEPFPEPEPEPEPEPAPVVVAKAPPPAAVPAAKAQPPAPKPQPQLVAAKPEEPEEEPGGEECDEASFFIDQGIYDEAREILETVMIAFPGHARAGELMARLEALESGEAPAAEEPEAPEAVAVPAVPALGESPAERDAFDLAAELAGEFGDLSGAEPAAAAVEEDFQYSVEEVFAEFKKGLAKVVKPEDVDTHYDLGIAYREMGLIDDALQEFAVAREGCLGKKRELDCLTMTGMLQFQKGDARAAVGTFKLALASEHATGEVPKALGFELAMAYEAVGDSGRALYHYQRVVALDPKFRDVQGHVDRLSAITSPEPDPLPTAGKPPGGNRGGGSGGPAPSGARPVAATPAAAAKPRKVGYV; via the coding sequence ATGGACAAGAACAAGATCATCGAAGCCGCCGCCAAGCTCGTCGCGAAGGGTGCCTACGACAAGGCCATCAAGGAGTATCAGAAGGTCCTGGATGTAGACCCCAAGGACGGCCGCGTCCTCCAGAAGATGGGGGAGTTGTTCCAGAAGAAGAACGACAACGTCCAGGCGGCCCATTACTTCACGAAGGTGGCCGAGGGTTACTCGACCGACGGCTTCTTCCTCAAGGCCGTCGCGCTCTACAAGCAGGTTCTCAAGCTCAACCCCAACCTGCTGGACGTCAACCTCAAGCTGGCGGAGCTTCATCAGCAACTCGGACTGATGTCCGAGGCCATGGCGTATTTCCAGATCGTCGCCAACCACTACGACAAGTCGGGCGACGTCAAGAACTCGCTGGATACGCTCAAGAAGATGGTGGATCTCGACCCCGAGAACGTGGCGTCGAAGATCAAGCTCGCCGAGCTGTACGCGCGCGAGAACATGACGCGCGAGGCCGCCCAGGAGTTCAAGAAGGCCGCCGAGTACCTCAAGCGCAACAACCGGATGGATGACTGGTTCCGGGTGGCCGAGCGTCTGGCCACGCTGGATCCGGACAACGTCGCGCTGGCCAAGGATCTGGCCCAGCAGTACCTGACGCGCTCGGATTGGAAGCGCGCGCTCGCCAGGCTCCAGGTGTGCTTCAAGGCGGACGGGCGGGATGTCGAGACGCTCGGCATGCTGGCCCAGGCCTTCCAGGGGCTCGGCCAGACCGCCAAGACCATCTCCGTCTACAAGGAACTGGCCAAGGTCTACGAGGAGCGCGACCGGCACCAGGACGCCAACGACATCTGGAACCGCATCGCGGAGCTGGATCCCTCGGATGCGGACCTGCTGGCCCATCAGTCCGCGGGGCCCCAGACGAGCGCGCCCGCCGCTCCGGCGCCCGCTCCGGCCGCGGCGCCTCCCTCCCGGCCCTCCATGTCGATGGCCGCCGTGGCGGCCGCTCCCGCGGCGCCTCCCGCTCCGGCCTCGCCTCCCTCGGGGATGGGCGGGCCTCCGTCGGGTGCCTTCGCGGCCGCGGTGGCCGCCGCGCCTCCCGCTCCGACGGGCAAGGAGCAGTTCTCCAAGCTGCTCACGGAGACCGAGGTCTACGTCAAGTACGGCCTGCACGACAAAGCGCTGGATCACCTGCGGAAGATCTTCGCGGTGGACCCGGAGAACCTCGACGCGCACGAGAAGGCGTACCACATCTACGTCGCCTCCGGGAATCTGGCCCAGGCCGGTGAGCAGCTGCTGAACGTGCTGCGTCTGTGCACCCGCCGCGCCGAGGTGCAGCGCGCCCAGCCGTACCTGGCCACCATCCTCCAGCAGAACCCCGGCCACCCCGAGGTGCCCGCGTTCCTGTCCGTGCTGCAGTCGGACGAGGCCATGCCCGCCACGGGCTCCAACGTGGAGTCGGTGGCCGAGGACGCGATCCTCGTGGACTCCAACGACGACGAGATCGTCGTGGCCGACGCGCCCGAGGACGCCCTCGCCCAGCCCCTGGGGGATGAGCTGGCGCTCGTGTCCGCGAGCGACGATCACGACGATGACGCGCAGATCGTCTCGGGTGAGTTCAGCCTCCCTCCGGACGACTCCGAGGACAGCGTGGTGCTCGAGGACGAGCCCGGCGCGGTCATCGCCGGAGACGAGCCCCTGTTCGGCGACGGAGACGAGCCCGAGGAGGCGACGACCGTCTTCATGCCGATGGACGCGGAGGACGAGCCACTGGTGGCGGACACCGGTGTCGCGTTGTCGCTCGGCGAGGACGAGCCGTCCCCCACGCAGGTCGGGGCGGTGAGCTACGAGTCGGACGAGTCTCCCTTCGCCGCCCCCGAGGATATGTCCTCTCCGGGGCCCGAGTACGCGCTCGAGCTGGATTCGGAGCCCGAGCCCACCTCGGTCGGCGGTGGCGCGCTCGTCGGCGAGGAGTTGCCCGGAGACGAGCCGGCGCTCGATGCCTACGCGTTCGACGACTCCGCCGCCGCGCTGGAACCCGAGCCGTTTCCAGAGCCGGAACCGGAGCCCGAGCCGGAGCCCGCCCCCGTGGTGGTGGCCAAGGCGCCGCCTCCCGCCGCCGTGCCCGCCGCGAAGGCGCAGCCGCCCGCGCCCAAGCCCCAGCCTCAGCTCGTCGCCGCGAAGCCCGAGGAGCCGGAGGAAGAACCCGGTGGCGAGGAGTGCGACGAGGCGAGCTTCTTCATCGACCAGGGCATCTACGACGAGGCGCGGGAGATCCTCGAGACGGTGATGATCGCCTTCCCGGGTCATGCCCGCGCGGGCGAGCTGATGGCCAGGCTCGAGGCGCTCGAGTCGGGTGAAGCGCCGGCGGCCGAGGAGCCCGAGGCTCCCGAGGCCGTGGCGGTGCCCGCCGTGCCCGCCCTGGGCGAGTCTCCGGCGGAGCGCGACGCGTTCGACCTGGCGGCGGAACTCGCGGGAGAGTTCGGGGACCTGAGCGGCGCGGAACCCGCCGCCGCGGCCGTGGAGGAGGACTTCCAGTACTCGGTGGAGGAGGTGTTCGCCGAGTTCAAGAAGGGCCTCGCCAAGGTGGTCAAGCCCGAGGACGTGGACACGCACTACGATCTGGGCATCGCCTACCGGGAGATGGGCCTCATCGACGACGCGCTCCAGGAGTTCGCCGTGGCGCGCGAGGGCTGTCTGGGCAAGAAGCGCGAGCTCGACTGCCTCACGATGACCGGCATGCTCCAGTTCCAGAAGGGCGATGCCCGCGCGGCCGTGGGGACCTTCAAGCTGGCGCTCGCCTCCGAGCATGCCACCGGCGAGGTGCCCAAGGCCCTCGGCTTCGAGCTGGCCATGGCCTACGAGGCCGTGGGCGATTCCGGCAGGGCGCTCTACCACTACCAACGGGTCGTCGCGCTCGATCCGAAGTTCCGGGACGTCCAGGGCCACGTGGATCGGCTGTCCGCCATCACGTCTCCCGAGCCGGACCCGTTGCCCACCGCCGGCAAGCCCCCAGGCGGCAATCGGGGAGGAGGCAGTGGCGGTCCTGCCCCGTCAGGTGCACGTCCCGTGGCGGCGACCCCCGCCGCGGCCGCCAAGCCGCGCAAGGTCGGCTACGTCTAG
- the accC gene encoding acetyl-CoA carboxylase biotin carboxylase subunit: MFKKVLIANRGEIALRVIRACRELGIATVAVHSTADANALHVRFADESVCIGPPPSKESYLNIPQLLSAAEITRADAIHPGYGFLSENAEFAKVCQDCKIHFIGPRPEMIRLMGNKVRARQAAREANLPLLPGSPSTVKDAREAEAFAKEIGFPVILKAAAGGGGKGMKIVREPGALAQAFATAAAEAVASFGNGDLYIERYVEKPRHIEIQVVADEHGRVIHLGERECSVQRRHQKLIEESPSVALTPELRQQMGEVSVRAMEKLGYNNVGTIEYLLDENGRFYFMEMNTRIQVEHPVTELVTGIDLVREQIKLSAGEPLQRTQDDIQMRGHAIECRVNAEDPVTFAPWPGKITAYSAPGGYGVRVDSSAYENYTVLPYYDSLMAKLIVYAEDRPTAIRRMQRALGEYVVQGIRTNIPFHRAALADESFIEGNYDTRFVERLLASETGTKRLRKAIEETP; the protein is encoded by the coding sequence GTGTTCAAGAAGGTGCTGATCGCCAACCGCGGGGAGATCGCCCTGCGTGTCATCCGTGCCTGCCGTGAGTTGGGCATCGCCACCGTGGCGGTGCACTCCACGGCGGACGCCAACGCGTTGCATGTACGCTTCGCCGACGAGTCGGTGTGCATTGGTCCGCCCCCCTCGAAGGAGAGCTACCTCAACATTCCGCAGTTGCTGTCCGCGGCGGAGATCACCCGCGCGGACGCCATCCACCCGGGCTACGGCTTCCTGTCGGAGAACGCCGAGTTCGCGAAGGTGTGCCAGGACTGCAAGATCCACTTCATCGGACCTCGGCCGGAGATGATCCGGTTGATGGGCAACAAAGTGCGTGCCCGTCAGGCGGCCCGGGAGGCGAACCTGCCGCTGTTGCCCGGAAGCCCCAGCACGGTGAAGGACGCTCGCGAGGCGGAGGCCTTCGCCAAGGAGATCGGCTTTCCGGTCATCCTCAAGGCGGCGGCGGGCGGTGGCGGCAAGGGCATGAAGATCGTGCGTGAGCCGGGCGCGCTGGCGCAGGCGTTCGCCACGGCCGCCGCCGAGGCGGTGGCGTCCTTCGGCAATGGCGATCTCTACATCGAGCGGTACGTGGAGAAGCCGCGCCACATCGAGATCCAGGTCGTGGCCGACGAGCACGGGCGTGTCATCCACCTGGGGGAGCGCGAGTGCTCGGTGCAGCGGCGCCACCAGAAGCTCATCGAGGAGAGCCCCTCGGTGGCGCTCACGCCGGAGCTGCGCCAGCAGATGGGCGAGGTCTCCGTGCGCGCCATGGAGAAGCTCGGCTACAACAACGTGGGCACCATCGAGTACCTGCTCGACGAGAACGGGCGGTTCTACTTCATGGAGATGAACACCCGCATCCAGGTGGAGCACCCGGTGACCGAGCTCGTCACGGGAATCGACCTGGTGCGCGAGCAGATCAAGTTGTCCGCCGGTGAGCCGCTGCAGCGCACCCAGGACGACATCCAGATGCGGGGCCACGCCATCGAGTGCCGCGTCAACGCCGAGGATCCCGTCACCTTCGCGCCCTGGCCGGGGAAGATCACCGCCTACAGCGCGCCGGGTGGCTACGGCGTGCGCGTGGATTCCAGCGCGTACGAGAACTACACCGTGCTGCCGTACTACGACAGCCTCATGGCCAAGCTCATCGTCTACGCGGAGGACCGTCCCACGGCCATCCGCCGCATGCAGCGCGCCCTGGGGGAGTACGTGGTGCAGGGCATCCGCACCAACATCCCCTTCCACCGGGCGGCGCTCGCCGACGAGTCCTTCATCGAGGGCAACTACGATACGCGCTTCGTGGAGCGGCTCCTGGCGTCCGAGACGGGCACCAAGCGGCTGCGCAAGGCCATCGAGGAGACGCCCTAG
- the accB gene encoding acetyl-CoA carboxylase biotin carboxyl carrier protein gives MASKRKAIRTESAPVARSESVRVEGNTTSLDVESLRQIVEILEASEVTRLVWQRGDERLLIRRGPVPAPTIVHAAPISPSVSPAPVMAAAPVAAAPAPAAPSAAVAAAPVAAPAEKPGHSVTSPFVGTFYRTPAPDQPSFVEVGSVVKKGQVLCIIEAMKLMNEIEADVAGRVAEILVENGQPVEFGQALFRIEPV, from the coding sequence GTGGCAAGCAAGCGCAAGGCAATCCGAACCGAGTCCGCGCCCGTCGCACGGAGCGAGAGCGTCCGCGTCGAGGGCAACACCACGTCGTTGGACGTGGAATCGCTGCGGCAGATCGTGGAAATCCTCGAGGCCTCGGAAGTGACGCGGCTCGTGTGGCAGCGGGGCGATGAGCGGTTGCTCATCCGCCGGGGACCCGTTCCCGCGCCGACCATCGTGCACGCGGCTCCGATCTCGCCCTCGGTGAGCCCCGCGCCGGTGATGGCCGCCGCGCCCGTGGCCGCTGCTCCGGCCCCCGCGGCGCCCTCCGCGGCCGTGGCCGCCGCCCCCGTGGCCGCTCCGGCGGAAAAGCCCGGCCACAGCGTCACCAGCCCCTTCGTGGGCACGTTCTACCGGACGCCGGCTCCGGACCAGCCTTCCTTCGTGGAGGTGGGCTCGGTGGTGAAGAAGGGCCAGGTGCTCTGCATCATCGAGGCCATGAAGTTGATGAACGAGATCGAAGCCGACGTGGCGGGTCGCGTGGCGGAGATTCTCGTGGAGAATGGTCAGCCGGTCGAGTTTGGCCAGGCGCTGTTCCGTATCGAGCCCGTTTGA
- the efp gene encoding elongation factor P has product MAGVIDTSEFRNGLKIEIDGEPFVIEYFQHVKPGKGSAFVRTKIRSLLSGRVLEPTMKSGDKVGVPDIEEKNMQFLYVQDGDYYFMDTRNYEQTFLNEKVLGDAKNFLKENINADVLFWNGKAIAVTLPNSVDLKVTKCDPGVRGDTVSGALKPAELETGFSVNVPLFINEGDILKIDTREGGKYLTRVATAS; this is encoded by the coding sequence ATGGCCGGTGTCATCGATACATCCGAATTTCGCAATGGCCTGAAGATCGAGATCGACGGTGAGCCGTTCGTGATCGAGTACTTCCAGCACGTCAAGCCCGGCAAGGGCTCGGCCTTCGTGCGCACCAAGATCCGCAGCCTGCTGTCCGGCCGCGTGCTCGAGCCCACGATGAAGTCCGGCGACAAGGTGGGTGTGCCCGACATCGAAGAGAAGAACATGCAGTTTCTCTACGTGCAGGACGGCGACTACTACTTCATGGACACGCGCAACTACGAGCAGACCTTCCTCAACGAGAAGGTGCTTGGCGACGCGAAGAACTTCTTGAAGGAGAACATCAACGCGGACGTGCTCTTCTGGAACGGCAAGGCCATCGCCGTGACGCTGCCGAACTCGGTGGACCTGAAGGTCACCAAGTGCGATCCGGGCGTGCGCGGCGACACCGTGTCCGGCGCCCTGAAGCCCGCCGAGTTGGAGACGGGTTTCTCCGTCAACGTGCCGCTCTTCATCAACGAGGGTGACATCCTCAAGATCGACACGCGCGAGGGCGGCAAGTACCTCACGCGCGTGGCCACCGCGAGCTAA
- a CDS encoding roadblock/LC7 domain-containing protein, translated as MSFRTHLESVVNQVDGSLACSVMGFDGIAVDTHQNEEAVELELNGAWIEYANLLSQLRQAAEVLKTGEVQEVSINSDRVLTLMRLVSPEYFLVLALRADGNYGKGRYVLRLTAPRIRAEL; from the coding sequence ATGTCCTTCCGCACGCACCTCGAGTCCGTGGTCAATCAGGTAGATGGGTCGCTGGCCTGCAGCGTGATGGGGTTCGACGGCATCGCCGTGGACACCCATCAGAACGAGGAAGCGGTCGAACTGGAGCTGAACGGGGCGTGGATCGAGTACGCCAACCTGCTCAGCCAACTGCGGCAGGCCGCCGAGGTGCTCAAGACGGGCGAGGTGCAGGAGGTCAGCATCAACAGTGATCGGGTGCTGACCCTCATGCGGCTCGTGTCGCCCGAGTACTTCCTGGTGCTCGCGTTGCGCGCGGATGGCAACTACGGCAAGGGCCGCTATGTCCTGCGGCTGACGGCGCCCCGGATCCGCGCCGAGCTGTAG